In Musa acuminata AAA Group cultivar baxijiao chromosome BXJ2-3, Cavendish_Baxijiao_AAA, whole genome shotgun sequence, the following proteins share a genomic window:
- the LOC135582256 gene encoding F-box protein FBW2-like isoform X2, which yields MMPSEALKAVRMADCSEFRAWEELIPDALGLIFRNLPLQEILTVVPRVCKSWYRAVSGPYCWQEIDIEEWSQRCKPEQLDQMLQMLITRSGGSFRRLSVSGLLTESMFTFISENAGSLQRLELPRSEISDSIVERVAPRFSNITFLDVSYCRKISAHALETFGKNCKFLVGLRRRMHPQEVADKVCQDEEAYAIANTMPKLHRLELAYLLLTTRGVLEILSRCRDLEYLDLRGCWDVKLDEKYIKEWHPGLKVLGPHVVDCYERSFWEDCSDYSDSSVYSWDFMDDGVDIYDGGSDDDGIWDDDQGLEGLEVRFYGGGFNDAFAAFEWPPSP from the exons ATGATGCCAAGTGAAGCCCTGAAGGCTGTGAG GATGGCAGATTGCAGTGAATTCAGAGCCTGGGAGGAGCTGATTCCTGATGCTCTAGGGCTAATCTTCCGCAACCTCCCATTGCAGGAGATTTTGACTGTGGTGCCCAGGGTATGCAAATCTTGGTACAGGGCGGTATCAGGGCCTTACTGCTGGCAAGAGATCGACATCGAGGAATGGAGCCAGCGGTGCAAACCGGAACAGTTGGATCAAATGCTTCAGATGCTTATAACTCGAAGTGGTGGTTCCTTCCGCAGGCTTAGTGTCTCTGGGCTTCTTACTGAATCTATGTTTACCTTCATTTCTGAAAA TGCTGGTTCCCTTCAGAGATTGGAGTTGCCAAGGAGTGAAATAAGTGATTCAATAGTAGAACGAGTTGCACCGAGGTTTTCGAATATCACTTTCTTAGATGTGAGTTACTGCAGAAAGATAAGTGCTCATGCCCTAGAAACTTTTGGAAAGAATTGCAAGTTCCTCGTTGGGCTTCGGCGTAGGATGCATCCACAAGAGGTGGCAGACAAAGTCTGCCAAGACGAAGAGGCCTACGCCATCGCAAATACAATGCCCAAGCTGCATCGACTGGAGTTGGCCTACCTGCTCTTGACTACCAGAGGTGTCCTTGAGATCCTCTCCCGGTGCAGGGATCTTGAGTACTTGGACCTGAGAGGTTGTTGGGATGTCAAGCTTGATGAGAAATACATAAAGGAATGGCATCCTGGATTGAAGGTGTTGGGACCGCACGTCGTGGACTGCTACGAGCGGAGCTTCTGGGAAGATTGCTCAGACTACTCCGATTCTTCTGTATACTCCTGGGATTTCATGGATGACGGAGTCGATATATATGATGGAGGAAGTGATGATGATGGTATTTGGGATGATGATCAAGGACTAGAAGGTTTGGAAGTTCGGTTCTACGGAGGTGGTTTTAATGATGCATTTGCTGCATTTGAATGGCCTCCATCTCCCTGA
- the LOC135582256 gene encoding F-box protein FBW2-like isoform X1, producing MLGMNPDQTGRSRFPQPRMADCSEFRAWEELIPDALGLIFRNLPLQEILTVVPRVCKSWYRAVSGPYCWQEIDIEEWSQRCKPEQLDQMLQMLITRSGGSFRRLSVSGLLTESMFTFISENAGSLQRLELPRSEISDSIVERVAPRFSNITFLDVSYCRKISAHALETFGKNCKFLVGLRRRMHPQEVADKVCQDEEAYAIANTMPKLHRLELAYLLLTTRGVLEILSRCRDLEYLDLRGCWDVKLDEKYIKEWHPGLKVLGPHVVDCYERSFWEDCSDYSDSSVYSWDFMDDGVDIYDGGSDDDGIWDDDQGLEGLEVRFYGGGFNDAFAAFEWPPSP from the exons ATGTTAGGGATGAATCCGGATCAAACCGGCCGGTCCAGATTTCCTCAGCCCCG GATGGCAGATTGCAGTGAATTCAGAGCCTGGGAGGAGCTGATTCCTGATGCTCTAGGGCTAATCTTCCGCAACCTCCCATTGCAGGAGATTTTGACTGTGGTGCCCAGGGTATGCAAATCTTGGTACAGGGCGGTATCAGGGCCTTACTGCTGGCAAGAGATCGACATCGAGGAATGGAGCCAGCGGTGCAAACCGGAACAGTTGGATCAAATGCTTCAGATGCTTATAACTCGAAGTGGTGGTTCCTTCCGCAGGCTTAGTGTCTCTGGGCTTCTTACTGAATCTATGTTTACCTTCATTTCTGAAAA TGCTGGTTCCCTTCAGAGATTGGAGTTGCCAAGGAGTGAAATAAGTGATTCAATAGTAGAACGAGTTGCACCGAGGTTTTCGAATATCACTTTCTTAGATGTGAGTTACTGCAGAAAGATAAGTGCTCATGCCCTAGAAACTTTTGGAAAGAATTGCAAGTTCCTCGTTGGGCTTCGGCGTAGGATGCATCCACAAGAGGTGGCAGACAAAGTCTGCCAAGACGAAGAGGCCTACGCCATCGCAAATACAATGCCCAAGCTGCATCGACTGGAGTTGGCCTACCTGCTCTTGACTACCAGAGGTGTCCTTGAGATCCTCTCCCGGTGCAGGGATCTTGAGTACTTGGACCTGAGAGGTTGTTGGGATGTCAAGCTTGATGAGAAATACATAAAGGAATGGCATCCTGGATTGAAGGTGTTGGGACCGCACGTCGTGGACTGCTACGAGCGGAGCTTCTGGGAAGATTGCTCAGACTACTCCGATTCTTCTGTATACTCCTGGGATTTCATGGATGACGGAGTCGATATATATGATGGAGGAAGTGATGATGATGGTATTTGGGATGATGATCAAGGACTAGAAGGTTTGGAAGTTCGGTTCTACGGAGGTGGTTTTAATGATGCATTTGCTGCATTTGAATGGCCTCCATCTCCCTGA
- the LOC135582256 gene encoding F-box protein FBW2-like isoform X3, whose protein sequence is MADCSEFRAWEELIPDALGLIFRNLPLQEILTVVPRVCKSWYRAVSGPYCWQEIDIEEWSQRCKPEQLDQMLQMLITRSGGSFRRLSVSGLLTESMFTFISENAGSLQRLELPRSEISDSIVERVAPRFSNITFLDVSYCRKISAHALETFGKNCKFLVGLRRRMHPQEVADKVCQDEEAYAIANTMPKLHRLELAYLLLTTRGVLEILSRCRDLEYLDLRGCWDVKLDEKYIKEWHPGLKVLGPHVVDCYERSFWEDCSDYSDSSVYSWDFMDDGVDIYDGGSDDDGIWDDDQGLEGLEVRFYGGGFNDAFAAFEWPPSP, encoded by the exons ATGGCAGATTGCAGTGAATTCAGAGCCTGGGAGGAGCTGATTCCTGATGCTCTAGGGCTAATCTTCCGCAACCTCCCATTGCAGGAGATTTTGACTGTGGTGCCCAGGGTATGCAAATCTTGGTACAGGGCGGTATCAGGGCCTTACTGCTGGCAAGAGATCGACATCGAGGAATGGAGCCAGCGGTGCAAACCGGAACAGTTGGATCAAATGCTTCAGATGCTTATAACTCGAAGTGGTGGTTCCTTCCGCAGGCTTAGTGTCTCTGGGCTTCTTACTGAATCTATGTTTACCTTCATTTCTGAAAA TGCTGGTTCCCTTCAGAGATTGGAGTTGCCAAGGAGTGAAATAAGTGATTCAATAGTAGAACGAGTTGCACCGAGGTTTTCGAATATCACTTTCTTAGATGTGAGTTACTGCAGAAAGATAAGTGCTCATGCCCTAGAAACTTTTGGAAAGAATTGCAAGTTCCTCGTTGGGCTTCGGCGTAGGATGCATCCACAAGAGGTGGCAGACAAAGTCTGCCAAGACGAAGAGGCCTACGCCATCGCAAATACAATGCCCAAGCTGCATCGACTGGAGTTGGCCTACCTGCTCTTGACTACCAGAGGTGTCCTTGAGATCCTCTCCCGGTGCAGGGATCTTGAGTACTTGGACCTGAGAGGTTGTTGGGATGTCAAGCTTGATGAGAAATACATAAAGGAATGGCATCCTGGATTGAAGGTGTTGGGACCGCACGTCGTGGACTGCTACGAGCGGAGCTTCTGGGAAGATTGCTCAGACTACTCCGATTCTTCTGTATACTCCTGGGATTTCATGGATGACGGAGTCGATATATATGATGGAGGAAGTGATGATGATGGTATTTGGGATGATGATCAAGGACTAGAAGGTTTGGAAGTTCGGTTCTACGGAGGTGGTTTTAATGATGCATTTGCTGCATTTGAATGGCCTCCATCTCCCTGA
- the LOC135607032 gene encoding plant cysteine oxidase 4-like, with translation MAAQPMEAEGSKMQRLYDACDMVFSSGRAGLPTPRQLGWLQGILDAMEPADVGIDGSSGDESTSCVAIDGSGDEAVDSGSDGSGDERSRASTTSDETSEGSVSSGRSGGGGSHGLILGHAIKQITYIHIHECEDFSIGVFCFPAGARLPLHDHPRMVVLTKVLYGSIALKSYDWVTTPISNPKRSGLAKVVADDSVLQASSKASVLFPRSGGNIHSLIALTPCAILDVLAPPYSEEQGRPSTYYVDIPIPPLPGFVVVEEIDTPDDLRVAGAPYLGPELLFDLDSC, from the exons ATGGCCGCGCAGCCCATGGAAGCTGAAGGCAGCAAGATGCAGCGGCTGTATGATGCCTGTGACATGGTCTTCTCCTCCGGGAGGGCAGGACTTCCCACTCCGAGGCAGCTCGGATGGCTCCAAGGCATCCTTG ATGCCATGGAACCGGCCGACGTGGGAATCGATGGTTCATCCGGGGATGAGAGCACGAGCTGTGTCGCCATTGATGGATCTGGGGATGAGGCTGTGGATTCTGGCAGCGACGGATCTGGAGATGAAAGATCACGAGCGTCGACGACGTCAGATGAAACATCAGAAGGAAGCGTTTCGAGTGGgagaagcggcggcggcggcagccatGGACTGATCTTGGGGCACGCGATAAAGCAGATAACGTACATACACATCCATGAATGCGAGGACTTCTCG ATAGGAGTGTTCTGCTTCCCAGCTGGTGCAAGGCTGCCTCTGCATGATCATCCAAGGATGGTCGTCCTCACCAAAGTGTTGTATGGTTCCATAGCACTCAAGTCCTATGACTGGGTCACCACCCCAATCTCCAACCCTAAAAGAA GTGGGTTAGCAAAGGTTGTAGCTGATGATTCTGTCCTCCAAGCCTCATCCAAGGCATCAGTTTTGTTCCCAAGGAGTGGTGGCAACATACATTCTCTGATTGCCTTGACTCCTTGTGCCATACTGGATGTCTTGGCTCCACCATACTCGGAGGAGCAAGGAAGGCCATCAACCTACTACGTTGACATCCCCATACCTCCTCTTCCCG GATTTGTGGTGGTGGAGGAGATAGACACGCCCGACGATCTCCGTGTCGCCGGAGCTCCATACCTCGGCCCTGAGCTCCTCTTCGACTTGGATTCCTGCTGA